One part of the Cyclobacteriaceae bacterium genome encodes these proteins:
- a CDS encoding DUF4290 domain-containing protein yields the protein MIGEYNTARPHIILKEYGRNVQKLVEYIRSVPDKEKRTELAATLIELIKQLTPSLKDQPENPQRLWDDLYIIADFNLDINNPYPVPEPEVLFKKPMKVDYPQSKVRFKHYGKNIEKLVKEAMKKEDPSEREDAIIYLGKLMKTFFGAWNKETLDDSVILNDIRIMSEGRLTLNIDKVREENLFEMLYREKKKLQPVQGERERDRNNGGGKHRHQKPFNKNKNRRRRD from the coding sequence ATGATAGGCGAATACAACACCGCAAGACCACACATTATTTTAAAGGAATACGGACGCAACGTTCAGAAATTAGTGGAGTACATCCGTAGCGTTCCCGATAAGGAAAAGCGTACTGAACTGGCCGCTACACTGATTGAACTGATCAAACAGCTTACACCAAGTTTAAAAGACCAACCTGAAAACCCACAGCGCCTTTGGGATGACCTGTACATCATAGCCGATTTTAACCTCGATATCAACAATCCATACCCGGTGCCCGAACCCGAAGTACTTTTCAAGAAGCCTATGAAAGTGGACTACCCGCAAAGCAAGGTAAGGTTCAAGCACTATGGCAAGAACATTGAGAAGCTGGTGAAAGAGGCCATGAAAAAAGAAGATCCATCTGAACGGGAAGATGCGATCATCTACCTGGGTAAACTGATGAAAACCTTCTTCGGAGCCTGGAACAAAGAAACACTGGACGATTCAGTTATCCTCAATGACATCAGGATCATGTCGGAAGGGAGACTAACGCTTAACATCGATAAGGTGCGTGAAGAAAACCTGTTCGAGATGCTTTACCGTGAAAAGAAAAAACTACAGCCTGTACAAGGCGAGCGTGAGCGCGACCGGAACAATGGAGGTGGCAAACACCGCCATCAAAAGCCTTTCAACAAGAATAAGAATCGCAGAAGAAGAGACTAA
- a CDS encoding UvrD-helicase domain-containing protein: protein MDYLDQLNEAQREGVINTEGPTMIIAGAGSGKTRVLTYRIAHLIRDKQVDPFSIMALTFTNKAAKEMRERIETVVGGDARNLWMGTFHSVFARILRAEAHLLGYPNSFTIYDTDDSKTLIKNIVKELGLDEATYKANVVYNRISAAKNRLISWQEYLANPELKSDDASNMRPEMGNIYKAYALRCFKAGAMDFDDLLFNTDKLFKEHLEALNKYQHRIKYVLVDEFQDTNLCQYFIIRKLCSRWENICVVGDDAQSIYAFRGADITNILNFERDYPDLKVFKLEQNYRSTQTIVEAANSVIQKNRAQLPKTVWTANEEGNLVELIKAVSDNEEGRLVASSIFEEKMQHQLKFSDFVILYRTNSQSRAIEEALRRMNIKYKVVGGLSFYQRKEIKDLLAYLRFALNQNDEASFRRIINLPKRGIGDTTVDKIVIAANDHAISIWEVLQNASSFIGGRAAGAVDDFVTLIKRFSIEIERKDAYDAAFEISKGSGLLRELYEDKTVEGLSRYENVQELLNAIKEYVDDPEKTDKSLSAFLQDVSLITGQDEDKDKDPEKVTLMTIHMAKGLEFKYVYIVGLEEDLFPSQMMLSSRAELEEERRLFYVAITRAQKRLFLSYALTRYRFGRLKNCEPSRFLDDLDQRYIKVSTKFSGLESSPRPSGNYARSLVNGIKRTTSSAPVQKSATSYKTPVDFTPSDTSILQEGMKVEHPKFGYGTVTKMDDSGADRKAKILFDDFGEKTLLLSFAKLRIHN, encoded by the coding sequence ATGGATTACCTGGATCAACTGAATGAAGCGCAACGTGAGGGAGTAATCAACACCGAAGGCCCCACTATGATTATTGCCGGGGCCGGCTCAGGAAAAACCCGTGTACTGACCTACCGCATTGCCCACCTGATTCGCGATAAGCAGGTGGATCCCTTCAGTATTATGGCGCTGACGTTTACCAACAAGGCCGCCAAAGAAATGCGCGAGCGGATTGAAACCGTTGTTGGCGGTGATGCCCGCAACCTGTGGATGGGTACGTTTCACTCGGTATTTGCACGCATCCTGCGGGCCGAAGCACACCTGTTGGGGTACCCCAACAGCTTTACGATCTATGATACTGACGACTCCAAAACACTGATAAAAAACATTGTTAAGGAACTGGGTCTTGATGAGGCCACCTACAAAGCCAATGTGGTGTATAATCGTATTTCAGCCGCCAAGAACAGGCTGATAAGCTGGCAGGAATACCTCGCCAACCCGGAGTTGAAAAGCGATGACGCTTCCAATATGCGCCCGGAGATGGGCAACATTTATAAAGCCTACGCCCTGCGTTGCTTCAAAGCTGGCGCTATGGATTTTGATGATTTATTGTTCAATACCGACAAGCTCTTTAAAGAACACCTGGAGGCGCTGAACAAATACCAGCACAGGATCAAGTATGTATTGGTGGATGAGTTTCAGGACACTAACCTGTGCCAGTATTTCATTATCCGCAAACTTTGCTCACGCTGGGAAAATATTTGTGTGGTAGGCGATGATGCGCAAAGCATATACGCTTTCCGCGGAGCAGATATTACCAACATACTGAATTTTGAACGCGACTACCCTGACCTTAAAGTTTTTAAGCTGGAGCAGAATTACCGCTCCACACAAACCATCGTAGAAGCGGCCAACTCAGTTATCCAAAAAAACAGGGCCCAACTTCCTAAAACGGTCTGGACGGCCAACGAAGAAGGAAACCTGGTAGAATTGATCAAAGCCGTTTCGGATAATGAAGAAGGGCGGTTGGTGGCTTCGTCCATCTTTGAGGAAAAGATGCAGCACCAGCTCAAGTTCAGCGACTTCGTTATACTCTACCGAACCAACAGCCAGTCACGGGCAATTGAAGAGGCCTTGCGCAGGATGAACATCAAATACAAAGTGGTTGGCGGGTTATCGTTTTATCAACGAAAGGAAATTAAAGATTTACTGGCCTACCTCCGTTTTGCCCTCAATCAAAACGATGAAGCCTCTTTCAGAAGAATAATCAATTTACCCAAGCGGGGAATTGGCGATACCACCGTTGATAAGATTGTTATTGCCGCCAATGACCACGCCATTTCTATTTGGGAAGTGTTGCAAAATGCTTCATCGTTTATTGGCGGCCGCGCAGCCGGAGCGGTAGATGATTTTGTTACACTTATCAAACGCTTTAGTATTGAGATTGAAAGAAAAGATGCCTATGATGCGGCCTTTGAAATTTCTAAAGGTTCAGGTTTACTGCGTGAATTGTATGAAGATAAGACCGTAGAAGGGTTAAGTCGTTATGAAAACGTTCAGGAATTATTGAACGCCATTAAAGAGTATGTAGATGATCCGGAGAAAACAGACAAATCGCTAAGCGCTTTCCTTCAAGATGTATCACTCATTACCGGGCAGGATGAAGACAAGGATAAAGATCCGGAAAAGGTTACGCTGATGACCATCCACATGGCGAAAGGTCTTGAGTTTAAATACGTGTACATTGTTGGGCTGGAAGAAGACTTGTTCCCCTCGCAGATGATGCTCAGCAGCCGGGCCGAACTGGAAGAAGAACGAAGGCTTTTTTATGTAGCCATTACCCGTGCGCAAAAACGATTGTTTCTCTCCTACGCACTAACACGTTATCGCTTTGGCCGGTTGAAAAATTGCGAACCCAGCCGTTTTTTAGATGACCTCGATCAGCGGTATATCAAAGTCAGTACAAAGTTTAGCGGACTGGAATCCTCTCCGCGCCCGTCAGGAAACTATGCCCGGTCGCTGGTCAATGGCATCAAACGAACAACCTCCTCAGCACCGGTTCAAAAGTCGGCAACCTCCTATAAAACCCCGGTCGACTTTACCCCAAGCGATACCTCCATATTGCAGGAAGGCATGAAGGTGGAGCATCCTAAATTCGGTTATGGAACGGTAACCAAAATGGATGATTCCGGGGCCGACAGGAAGGCTAAAATACTATTTGACGATTTTGGTGAGAAGACCTTATTACTTAGCTTTGCCAAACTCAGAATACACAATTAA
- the tcmP gene encoding three-Cys-motif partner protein TcmP: MTSSDNSFFIHDGFPITAAEPWFKVKVQLIQRYLRSFVTHCAEKSDEIIVVDLFAGSGLYSLGYQKELFAGSCLASLQADLPISKWIFCERDPESAKALKIRVNKYFKGKNVLIFEDSLEKLPEKLQYYVPQSKRGYRVSVFCIVDPFAIDVPFSMLDTLQGMGFSFVVPFTFSLNDRHNYRFYLNEHREKLKKYLGGYKDIEKLEDVKSNLEFYKRTVRMIRNNMLVLGMNSSLAVQRLDSGLMELPIYYVGIFSKAYPARVIQREVEETVHNQFTLFDAV, from the coding sequence TTGACATCATCCGATAACTCTTTTTTTATTCACGATGGGTTTCCCATAACGGCAGCCGAGCCGTGGTTTAAAGTAAAAGTTCAACTCATCCAGCGGTATTTGCGATCTTTTGTTACCCATTGCGCTGAAAAATCGGATGAGATTATTGTGGTGGATTTATTTGCTGGCAGCGGATTGTATTCGTTAGGCTACCAGAAAGAACTGTTTGCCGGGTCGTGCCTCGCCTCGTTGCAGGCCGATCTTCCCATTTCGAAATGGATATTTTGTGAGCGCGATCCGGAATCCGCGAAAGCGTTGAAGATCAGGGTTAACAAATATTTCAAGGGTAAAAATGTTTTGATTTTTGAAGATTCGCTGGAGAAACTGCCGGAGAAACTTCAGTATTACGTTCCGCAATCAAAACGGGGATACCGCGTAAGCGTGTTTTGTATAGTCGATCCGTTTGCCATTGATGTGCCCTTTTCGATGCTGGACACGCTGCAAGGCATGGGCTTTAGCTTTGTTGTTCCGTTTACCTTTAGCCTGAACGACCGGCACAACTATCGTTTTTACCTGAACGAGCACCGGGAGAAATTAAAAAAATACCTGGGTGGTTACAAAGACATTGAAAAGCTGGAGGATGTAAAAAGCAACCTGGAGTTTTACAAGCGCACCGTTCGGATGATCCGCAACAATATGCTGGTGTTGGGCATGAACAGTTCACTGGCGGTACAGCGGCTGGATTCCGGATTGATGGAATTGCCGATTTACTATGTAGGAATATTTTCAAAAGCATACCCGGCACGGGTTATTCAACGCGAGGTGGAAGAAACGGTTCACAATCAGTTCACGTTGTTTGATGCGGTGTGA
- a CDS encoding DUF3109 family protein — MIKIGDVLVSDDIKEKEFVCNLEKCKGACCVEGDYGAPLEDDELDILKKIYPKVKPYLTPEGIKAIEEQGTHVLDDDGDFSTPTIGGKECAYALYDAKGILKCGIEQAYYDGKITWKKPISCHLYPIRITKKKNFEAVNYHKWSICSPACALGKELQVPLYKFLKDPLVRKYGQAWYDELVREIEKVEVSK; from the coding sequence ATGATCAAGATCGGTGATGTGCTGGTATCGGACGATATAAAAGAGAAGGAGTTCGTCTGCAATTTGGAAAAGTGCAAAGGCGCCTGTTGTGTGGAAGGCGACTATGGCGCACCGCTGGAAGATGATGAACTGGACATCCTGAAAAAGATTTATCCGAAAGTAAAGCCCTACCTCACCCCGGAAGGAATAAAAGCCATTGAAGAGCAGGGTACACATGTGCTGGATGATGATGGCGATTTTTCAACCCCTACCATTGGTGGTAAAGAATGTGCCTATGCGTTGTATGATGCTAAGGGCATATTGAAATGCGGGATTGAGCAGGCTTATTATGATGGTAAGATTACATGGAAGAAACCTATCTCCTGCCACCTTTACCCCATTCGCATAACCAAAAAGAAAAATTTTGAAGCCGTGAATTATCACAAGTGGAGTATTTGCTCACCCGCCTGCGCCTTGGGCAAGGAGTTACAGGTGCCCCTCTATAAATTTCTTAAAGATCCATTGGTAAGAAAATACGGACAGGCGTGGTATGATGAATTGGTGCGTGAGATTGAGAAGGTGGAGGTTAGTAAATAG
- the accC gene encoding acetyl-CoA carboxylase biotin carboxylase subunit, with protein sequence MFKKILIANRGEIALRVIRTCREMGIKTVAVYSTADRESLHVRFADEAVCIGAAPSKDSYLNIPRIISAAEITNADAIHPGYGFLSERAEFSSICHEYGIKFIGPTPAMIEAMGDKSTAKDTMKKAGVPTIPGSDGLLSSMEEGVKLAKDIGYPVIVKATAGGGGKGMRIINNESEFQKAWDDARREAGAAFGNDGLYLEKFVEEPRHIEIQVVGDQYGKVCHLSERDCSIQRRHQKLVEETPSPIVSQELREQMGEAAIKGAQAINYEGAGTIEFLVDKHGKFYFMEMNTRIQVEHPITEEVTDYDLIKEQIKVAAGVPISGKNYFPNLFSMECRINAEDPANGFRPSPGKITNLHLPGGHGVRIDSHVYAGYTIPPNYDSMIAKLIVSGQSREEVITRMKRALQEFVIEGIKTTIPFHIKLMDNAIFRSGKFTTKFLETSFDFSDLK encoded by the coding sequence ATGTTCAAAAAAATATTAATAGCCAACCGAGGTGAAATTGCCCTGCGCGTAATACGCACATGCCGCGAAATGGGTATCAAAACCGTTGCTGTTTATTCAACAGCCGATCGCGAAAGCCTGCATGTTCGCTTTGCGGATGAGGCCGTGTGCATCGGTGCAGCGCCAAGTAAAGATTCCTATTTAAATATTCCTCGAATAATCTCAGCAGCAGAAATCACCAATGCCGATGCCATTCACCCCGGTTATGGTTTTCTTTCTGAACGCGCAGAATTCTCTTCCATTTGTCATGAGTATGGAATAAAATTTATCGGCCCTACCCCGGCCATGATTGAAGCCATGGGCGATAAATCGACAGCCAAGGATACCATGAAAAAAGCAGGCGTTCCTACCATACCGGGTTCAGATGGTTTGCTCAGTTCTATGGAGGAAGGTGTTAAACTCGCCAAAGATATTGGCTACCCGGTTATTGTTAAGGCTACTGCAGGCGGTGGCGGTAAAGGCATGCGCATCATCAACAATGAATCGGAATTTCAAAAAGCCTGGGATGATGCCAGGCGCGAAGCCGGTGCTGCCTTTGGCAACGATGGCCTGTACCTTGAGAAATTTGTGGAGGAGCCCCGACATATTGAAATTCAAGTGGTAGGCGATCAATATGGAAAGGTGTGCCACCTTTCTGAGCGCGATTGTTCTATTCAGCGCAGGCACCAGAAGTTAGTTGAAGAAACACCTTCGCCTATTGTAAGTCAGGAATTGCGCGAACAAATGGGAGAAGCTGCCATTAAAGGCGCACAAGCCATTAACTATGAGGGAGCAGGAACGATAGAGTTTCTGGTAGACAAGCACGGCAAGTTCTACTTTATGGAAATGAACACCCGCATTCAGGTGGAACACCCGATTACCGAAGAAGTTACCGACTACGACCTGATTAAAGAGCAGATTAAAGTTGCCGCAGGTGTACCCATTTCGGGTAAAAACTATTTCCCGAATTTGTTTTCGATGGAATGCCGTATTAATGCCGAAGACCCAGCCAACGGCTTCCGCCCTTCACCTGGAAAAATTACCAACTTGCACTTGCCCGGTGGGCATGGTGTGCGTATTGACAGCCATGTGTATGCCGGCTACACCATCCCACCCAATTACGACTCGATGATTGCCAAACTTATTGTAAGCGGTCAGTCAAGAGAAGAAGTAATCACCCGTATGAAACGCGCGTTACAAGAATTTGTAATTGAAGGTATTAAAACCACAATACCTTTCCACATTAAACTGATGGACAACGCTATTTTCCGGTCGGGTAAGTTCACCACTAAGTTTTTGGAGACTTCGTTTGATTTCAGCGACCTGAAATAA
- the accB gene encoding acetyl-CoA carboxylase biotin carboxyl carrier protein → MKTTEIRDLIDFISKTGLNEVNIETGELKLHIKREPDQKVLKSSAPVVAAPVQTVAPAIQPQTVAQTAPQPKATPVAEASSGKKTVDIKSPMIGTFYRSGNPDSPPFVSVGDKVSKGQTLCIIEAMKLFNEIESEVSGTIVKVNVENASPVEYDQVLFVVEPD, encoded by the coding sequence ATGAAAACAACCGAAATACGCGACCTTATTGATTTTATTTCCAAAACAGGGCTGAATGAAGTAAACATCGAAACCGGTGAATTAAAACTTCACATCAAGCGCGAACCCGACCAAAAAGTATTGAAATCATCCGCCCCGGTTGTAGCTGCGCCTGTTCAAACCGTGGCACCGGCAATACAGCCACAAACGGTAGCGCAAACTGCCCCCCAACCAAAAGCTACCCCAGTTGCCGAAGCATCATCGGGTAAGAAAACAGTTGATATTAAGTCACCCATGATCGGAACATTCTATCGTTCCGGAAATCCCGATTCGCCCCCGTTTGTTTCCGTTGGCGATAAAGTTTCCAAAGGCCAGACCCTTTGTATTATTGAAGCGATGAAACTATTCAATGAAATTGAATCAGAAGTTTCAGGCACCATTGTTAAGGTTAATGTGGAGAATGCATCACCGGTTGAATATGACCAGGTGCTGTTTGTTGTTGAACCCGATTAA
- the efp gene encoding elongation factor P, producing the protein MATISDLSRGNYVRYNGEILQIEELQHRTPGNLRAFYQVKMRNIRNGKIAENRFRPGDEIQILRVETKEYQYLYPEGDSLVCMDNETFDQIYLDKNLLGDSVNFIKEGVTLLIAFENGTSPITAEAPPSVVMEIQYTEPGIQGDTATRTLKAATLENGAEIRVPLFVNTGDSVKIDTRTGDYIERVK; encoded by the coding sequence ATGGCTACTATTTCAGATTTAAGCAGGGGAAATTATGTACGGTATAATGGAGAAATACTCCAGATAGAAGAACTTCAGCATCGCACACCCGGTAACCTAAGAGCATTTTACCAGGTAAAGATGAGGAATATACGCAACGGAAAAATTGCCGAGAACCGTTTCAGGCCGGGCGATGAAATTCAAATACTGCGCGTGGAAACGAAGGAATACCAGTACCTGTACCCGGAAGGCGACAGCCTGGTGTGTATGGACAATGAAACCTTCGACCAGATTTACCTCGACAAAAATTTGCTGGGCGACTCAGTAAATTTCATTAAAGAAGGTGTTACATTATTGATTGCCTTTGAAAACGGAACCTCGCCCATCACAGCCGAAGCCCCGCCCAGTGTAGTTATGGAAATCCAGTATACCGAACCGGGCATACAGGGCGACACCGCCACACGTACATTAAAAGCTGCCACACTTGAAAATGGGGCTGAAATCAGGGTACCTTTATTTGTAAATACGGGCGACAGCGTAAAAATCGATACGCGCACCGGTGACTATATTGAGCGTGTAAAATAA
- a CDS encoding ketoacyl-ACP synthase III: MTKIHAAITGVGGYVPDYILTNKELETMVDTNDEWITSRTGIKERRILKGEGLGTSYMGTQAVKQLLQKTNTDPKTIDLIIFATVTPDMPFPATANLVADQVGATNAFSYDISAACSGFIYALTTGAKFIESGTYKKVIVIGGDKMSSIINYKDRTTCIIFGDGAGAVLLEPTTEEVGIMDSLHKSDGSGANYLHMKAGGSRIPATHASIDAQQHYVYQEGSAVFKFAVTNMADISAQVMERNNLKGEDIAWLVPHQANKRIIDATANRMGVTESKVMMNIEKYGNTTAGTIPLLLWDYEKQLKKGDNLIMAAFGGGFTWGAVYVKWAYN; this comes from the coding sequence ATGACAAAAATTCACGCAGCAATTACGGGTGTGGGAGGTTATGTGCCCGATTACATCCTCACCAACAAAGAACTCGAAACCATGGTGGATACCAACGATGAGTGGATAACCTCGCGCACGGGTATCAAAGAACGAAGAATATTAAAAGGCGAAGGGTTGGGCACCTCTTACATGGGCACACAGGCGGTGAAACAACTTTTGCAGAAGACCAACACCGATCCGAAAACCATTGACCTGATCATATTTGCCACCGTAACCCCCGACATGCCCTTTCCGGCAACGGCCAATTTAGTAGCCGACCAGGTAGGTGCCACCAATGCGTTTAGTTACGATATAAGCGCTGCTTGTTCAGGGTTCATTTACGCCCTTACTACTGGTGCAAAGTTTATCGAATCAGGTACCTATAAAAAAGTAATTGTTATCGGGGGTGATAAAATGTCATCCATTATCAATTATAAAGACCGTACCACGTGTATCATATTTGGTGACGGAGCAGGTGCGGTTCTGTTGGAACCTACAACCGAAGAAGTAGGCATTATGGATTCCCTGCACAAGAGTGACGGATCAGGAGCCAACTACCTGCACATGAAGGCCGGGGGAAGCCGCATACCTGCTACACACGCCTCCATTGATGCACAGCAGCACTATGTTTACCAGGAAGGATCAGCAGTATTTAAATTTGCCGTTACCAACATGGCCGATATTTCAGCCCAGGTAATGGAGCGGAACAACTTAAAAGGAGAAGATATTGCCTGGCTGGTCCCTCACCAGGCGAATAAACGTATTATCGATGCTACGGCCAACCGCATGGGCGTTACGGAAAGCAAAGTGATGATGAACATTGAAAAGTATGGCAATACTACAGCCGGAACTATTCCGCTTTTGTTGTGGGATTACGAAAAACAATTGAAAAAAGGCGATAACCTGATTATGGCTGCCTTTGGCGGGGGCTTCACCTGGGGAGCCGTTTATGTAAAATGGGCATATAACTAA
- the rpmF gene encoding 50S ribosomal protein L32, protein MPNPKRKTSKTRRDKRRTHYKAFAKELVVCPTTGEHHLPHRAFWHEGKLYYNGKVVMEKEVLA, encoded by the coding sequence ATGCCGAATCCGAAACGAAAAACCTCGAAAACCAGAAGAGATAAAAGAAGAACGCATTATAAAGCTTTTGCTAAGGAGCTTGTAGTATGCCCTACCACAGGTGAGCATCACCTGCCCCACCGTGCTTTCTGGCACGAAGGCAAACTTTACTATAATGGTAAGGTGGTGATGGAAAAAGAAGTGCTAGCATAA
- a CDS encoding DUF177 domain-containing protein, which yields MEAYRVNIQGLSNTIHHFDYQFGDEFFRKYGADLVSAGNIKALVTLDKHETFIEANFSLTGTIKLVCDRSLDEFDYPIAIDRKVIFKFGHEPGEVSDEIIVIDFNTVSLELGQFMYEFISLAVPMKKLHPRFEQDDEAEEGIIYSSDAEDKKDEIDPRWEKLKNLNKNK from the coding sequence TTGGAAGCGTATCGTGTTAATATTCAGGGCCTAAGCAATACCATTCACCATTTCGACTACCAGTTTGGTGATGAGTTCTTCAGGAAATATGGGGCCGATTTGGTCTCAGCCGGAAACATCAAGGCCCTTGTTACCCTGGATAAGCACGAAACCTTTATCGAGGCCAATTTTAGCCTTACCGGAACGATAAAATTAGTTTGTGACCGCAGTTTGGATGAATTTGATTATCCAATTGCCATTGACAGGAAGGTGATCTTCAAATTCGGGCATGAACCGGGTGAAGTGAGCGATGAAATCATCGTGATCGACTTTAATACCGTTAGCCTTGAACTCGGACAGTTTATGTACGAATTCATAAGCCTGGCCGTGCCAATGAAAAAACTTCATCCGCGTTTTGAACAAGACGATGAAGCCGAAGAAGGAATTATCTACTCGTCAGACGCGGAAGACAAGAAAGATGAAATAGACCCCCGTTGGGAAAAATTAAAGAACTTGAATAAAAACAAATAG
- a CDS encoding TerB family tellurite resistance protein — MDIVTKKLINILIQLAEADKHFAKAEREMIFKIAKEKNFPEASVTELIKNPEPIETLGALSQEQKFEYLYTTIELIFADHNIFDSEVLFCKNVAIKLGFKKGIIDYFLEHYGRKTREEFKAVAMGQFL, encoded by the coding sequence ATGGATATTGTTACCAAAAAATTGATCAACATTTTAATCCAGTTGGCCGAAGCAGATAAACATTTTGCCAAAGCCGAGCGGGAGATGATTTTTAAAATCGCCAAAGAAAAGAACTTCCCCGAGGCATCGGTAACCGAACTCATCAAAAACCCCGAGCCCATCGAAACCCTGGGAGCACTGTCGCAAGAGCAAAAATTTGAATACCTCTACACCACTATTGAATTGATCTTTGCCGACCACAACATCTTTGACAGCGAAGTTTTGTTTTGCAAAAACGTAGCCATCAAGCTCGGTTTTAAGAAAGGGATCATTGACTATTTTCTGGAGCATTATGGCCGCAAAACCCGCGAAGAATTTAAGGCCGTAGCCATGGGCCAATTCCTGTAG
- the pdxA gene encoding 4-hydroxythreonine-4-phosphate dehydrogenase PdxA: protein MSTHQKPRIGITLGDLNGIGPEVVIKALHDNRLTNLITPVVYGSTRALSFYKKQLNIEELNYGHIKTRGQYIPKTINVVNCWEDVIEINPGKPAKEAGKAAWLALKQATQDLKEGLIDALVTAPIDKNTIHSDEFPYRGHTEYLANFFEAREFVMLMVSDKLRVGLVTEHIPVKEITPHITREQVESKLKILEQCLRKDFGINKPKIAVLGLNPHAGDGGLIGTEDDTILKPIIQDWKAKGKIIAGPFPADGFFASGNYSKYDVVLAMYHDQGLTPFKLLCFESGVNYTAGLPVIRTSPDHGTAYSIAGKNMANEGSIRQAIYTAIDVVNSRTQPPKD, encoded by the coding sequence ATGAGTACACACCAAAAACCCCGCATCGGTATTACACTAGGCGACCTGAATGGGATAGGCCCTGAAGTTGTGATCAAAGCACTGCACGATAACCGGCTTACCAATTTAATAACGCCAGTTGTTTATGGCTCAACACGGGCGCTGTCATTCTATAAAAAGCAATTAAACATTGAAGAACTAAACTACGGCCATATAAAAACCCGCGGGCAATACATACCCAAAACCATCAACGTGGTCAATTGCTGGGAAGATGTTATTGAAATTAACCCGGGCAAGCCGGCAAAAGAAGCCGGTAAAGCGGCATGGCTTGCCTTGAAGCAAGCCACGCAAGATCTGAAAGAAGGGCTGATTGACGCCCTGGTTACCGCACCCATCGATAAGAATACTATCCATAGTGACGAGTTCCCTTATCGCGGCCACACCGAATACCTGGCCAATTTTTTTGAAGCCCGGGAGTTTGTAATGTTGATGGTGAGCGACAAACTGCGTGTAGGGTTGGTTACCGAACATATTCCGGTTAAGGAAATCACACCCCATATTACCCGCGAACAAGTGGAATCTAAACTTAAAATACTGGAACAATGCCTGCGAAAAGATTTTGGGATAAACAAACCTAAAATTGCCGTGCTGGGGCTTAACCCGCATGCCGGGGATGGCGGGCTTATCGGTACGGAAGATGACACTATACTCAAGCCGATTATCCAGGATTGGAAAGCAAAAGGAAAAATCATTGCCGGGCCATTTCCTGCCGATGGTTTTTTTGCTTCCGGAAATTATTCAAAGTACGATGTTGTGTTGGCCATGTACCACGACCAGGGTTTAACACCTTTCAAATTATTGTGCTTTGAAAGTGGCGTGAATTACACGGCCGGGCTTCCGGTAATCCGCACCTCGCCCGACCACGGCACCGCCTACTCCATAGCCGGTAAGAACATGGCCAACGAAGGTTCTATACGCCAAGCCATCTATACGGCCATTGATGTTGTAAATTCAAGAACACAACCTCCCAAAGATTAG